The Zonotrichia albicollis isolate bZonAlb1 chromosome 6, bZonAlb1.hap1, whole genome shotgun sequence genome window below encodes:
- the TGFB3 gene encoding transforming growth factor beta-3 proprotein has product MVQREGRARCSPRGGGAARAADTCGGAARRGAPCSAGRGAAHGEGARRGEARRLPLLLAERCQLFLEVLSRARRSEFMHLLAKPQPAGSGEAAASTPPGSPRPLAASRGSLPEAPAAASSHMKMYVQRALVLLSLLSFATVSLSLSSCTTLDLDHIKKKRVEAIRGQILSKLRLTSPPETVGPAHVPYQILALYNSTRELLEEMEEEKEESCSQDNTESEYYAKEIHKFDMIQGLPEHNELGICPKGVTSNVFRFNVSSAEKNSTNLFRAEFRVLRVPNPSSKRSEQRIELFQILRPDEHIAKQRYLSGRNVQTRGSPEWLSFDVTETVREWLLHRESNLGLEISIHCPCHTFQSNGDILENLHEVLEIKFKGIDSEDDYGRGDLGRLKKQKDLHNPHLILMMLPPHRLESPVLGSQRKKRALDTNYCFRNLEENCCVRPLYIDFRQDLGWKWVHEPKGYFANFCSGPCPYLRSADTTHSTVLGLYNTLNPEASASPCCVPQDLEPLTILYYVGRTPKVEQLSNMVVKSCKCS; this is encoded by the exons ATGGTGCAGCGAGAGGGGCGGGCGCGGTGCTCCCcccgcggcggcggggcggcgcggGCCGCTGACACGtgcggcggcgcggcgcggcggggcgCCCCCTGCTCCgcggggcgcggggcggcgCATGGGGAAGGAGCGCGGCGCGGCGAGGCACGGCGCCTGCCGCTTCTCCTTGCGGAGCGCTGCCAGCTCTTCCTGGAAGTCCTGAGTCGCGCACGGCGCAGTGAGTTCATGCACCTCCTCGCCAAGCCTCAGCCTGCGGGTTCTGGGGAGGCTGCCGCCAGCACACCGCCCGGTTCCCCGCGCCCTCTCGCCGCCTCTCGGGGGTCTCTCCCGGaggcccccgccgccgcctcctcaCACATGAAGATGTACGTGCAaagggctctggtgctgctctccctgctgagcTTCGCTACCGTGAGCCTCTCGCTGTCGTCCTGCACCACCTTGGACCTGGACCACATCAAGAAGAAGAGGGTAGAGGCCATCCGAGGGCAGATCCTGAGCAAGCTGCGGCTCACCAGCCCGCCGGAGACCGTGGGGCCGGCCCATGTGCCCTACCAGATCCTGGCCCTCTATAACAGCACtcgggagctgctggaggagatggaggaggagaaggaagaaagctGCTCTCAGGACAACACCGAGTCAGAATACTATGCTAAAGAGATTCATAAATTTGACATGATCCAGGGCCTCCCCGAACACA atGAGTTGGGCATTTGTCCAAAAGGTGTCACCTCCAATGTGTTCCGCTTTAATGTGTCATCAGCAGAGAAGAACAGCACCAACCTATTCCGGGCTGAGTTTCGGGTGCTGCGTGTGCCCAACCCAAGCTCCAAACGCAGTGAGCAGCGCATTGAGCTCTTCCAG ATCCTTCGGCCAGACGAGCACATAGCGAAGCAGCGGTACCTCAGCGGCAGGAATGTGCAGACACGGGGCTCCCCTGAGTGGCTGTCCTTCGACGTCACCGAGACCGTGCGtgagtggctcctgcacagAG AGTCCAACCTTGGCCTGGAAATTAGCATACACTGTCCTTGCCATACTTTTCAGTCCAATGGGGACATCTTGGAGAATTTGCATGAAGTCCTGGAGATCAAGTTCAAAG GCATTGACAGTGAGGATGACTATGGCCGCGGGGACCTGGGCCGCCTGAAGAAGCAGAAGGACTTGCATAATCCCCACCTCATCTTGATGATGTTACCCCCACATCGACTGGAGAGCCCCGTGTTGGGAAGCCAAAGAAAGAAACGGGCCCTGGATACCAACTACTGTTTCCG GAACCTGGAGGAGAACTGCTGTGTGCGTCCTCTGTACATTGACTTCCGACAGGACCTCGGCTGGAAATGGGTCCACGAGCCCAAGGGCTACTTTGCTAACTTTTGTTCAGGCCCTTGTCCGTACCTCCGCAGCGCAGACACCACTCACAGCACG GTGCTGGGTTTATATAACACGCTGAACCCTGAGGCATCTGCTTCGCCCTGCTGTGTTCCCCAGGACCTGGAGCCACTCACTATCTTGTACTATGTTGGGAGGACCCCCAAAGTGGAGCAGCTCTCCAACATGGTGGTGAAATCCTGCAAGTGCAGCTGA